The Marivirga salinae DNA window TATTTAGTTGTGGGTACTTCCCAAAAACAGCATCTTCAAAATCATTTTTTAATAAACCTTTCCAATTCTCAACAGTATGGTTTTCAATAACTTCCTTCACAGTGATTTCAGGTTTCTGAGGATTCACTCCACTGTAAGCTTCGGCAGTACTGATATGAATATTAGGATAAACTAAAGCTAAAAAGTATCCAGATAAGTCTAGCTTAGTCTTTTCAAATAGTTCTCCTCTTCCGTTAACTAGTTTGGGTTTGTTTTCAATGAAAAATGGACAATCACTTCCCAAATTTAGAGCGTAAGCTTCCAGTTTTTCAATTGAAATTTCTAGTTTAAAATATTCATTAAGCAAAGTCAGCATAAATGCTCCATCTGCAGAACCACCGCCCATTCCAGCACCCATGGGTATGTTTTTATGAAGAACGATTTGTATAGGCGGCAAATCAAACTCAGCTTTTAACAATTCATATGCTTTCAGCACTAGGTTGTCCTTTGAACTGCCTGGAATTGTTAAACCAGAGGTTTCAAAGCTTAATTTTTCAGAAGGTATAATTTCCAATACATCCTTCAGAGGAATAGGATAGAAGCAGGATTCAATATCATGATAACCATCTGTACGATTGGCAGTTATATTAAGTCCTAAATTGATCTTAGCATTGGGAAATTTTAGCATTGGGATGTTGTTGAATAAAAAACCTTCCAGCTTGTAAAAGTCTGGAAGGTTCGTAAGTTAAAGTATATCCTGCAAGGATTTTATTTCATTTCCTCTATCAATTCCTCTGAAATACCAGTGAAAGAATATCCACCATCATGGAATAAATTCTGCATAGTTACCTTTTTAGTGAAATCAGAGAACATCATAATGATATAATCTGCACACTCTTCAGCTGTTGCATTTCCTAATGGAGACATTTTTTCTGCAAAATTATAGAATGAATCAAATCCACTAATTCCAGAACCAGCAGTAGTAGGAGTAGGGGATTGAGAAATGGTATTAACTCTAACATTTTTACGTTTTCCAAAATGGTAACCATAACTTCTTGCAATAGATTCTAATAAAGCTTTAGCATCCGCCATATCATTATAAAAAGGATATGTTCTTTGTGCAGCAATATAAGATAAGCCTAAAATGGAACCATATTGGTTCATGATATCCATTTTATCTGCTGTTTGCATCATTTTATGAAATGAAACGGCAGAAATGTCATAAGTTTTCTGTAACCAATCGTAATTTAAATCATTATAAGCTTTTCCTTTTCTCACATTTGGGCTCATGCCGATTGAATGTAAAAGGAAATCAAAATTTCCGCCTAAAATTTCTTTTGATTCAGTATATAATTTAGTGATATCATCAACTGAAGTAGCATCAGCTGGAATCACCTCAGTATTACATTCTTTAGCTAATTCCTGAATTCCGCCCATTCTTAAGGCAACAGGAGCGTTGGTCAAAACAAATTTTGCACCTTGCTCTTTTGCTTTTAAAGCTACTTTCCAGGCAATAGAGTTTTCATCTAAAGCACCTGTGATAATTCCTTTTTTTCCTGCTAATAAGTTATTTGACATAGTTTTCTGTGTTGTGTGTTTAGGCAAAAATATAAATTTATTATGATTATGGCATAAGGATTTAGAATATAGTCAACCAAAAGCTTTAGATCATACAAAGCATTTAACTTTTATTTGGTCTTGTCCCTTCTTTTCCCTCTGTATGATTATAATATATTCTTTGAGTAGGGTATGCAAAATCTATATCATCATGTTTGTTGATTTCATCTAATATTTCTTCCCATACGTTATTTTCGATAACTCTTCTTTTCTTTGGCTCTGAAAGAAATCTAATAGTTAATTCAACTCCACTGTCTTTAACAGAGGTATATACAATAGGAGTGAGGTTACTATAGAAAATCATAAATTGTTTAGAGGCTTGCAAAAGCTTTCTTTTTGCGCTAAAAGACAATTCTTCTGCATGATTATTAATTATTTTGTCTAGCAGCTCTTTAGCCTTTCTCCAGTTACTTTCAAATGTAACCAAAACAGGCATTTCTATCCATATATGGCTAAAACCTTGATTATAATTAGCCTGACTTACTCTAAAAACTTTACCATTAGGAATATGAATTATTCTACCTGTACTTTGATCTGCACCTACCCAATTACCAATTTCATTTATCGTAAATTGAAAAAAACGAATATCTATCACATCTCCGGCAACATCTGCAATTTCTATTCGATCTCCAACTTCAAAAGGCTTACGAATTATAATAAAAAGCCATGCTGCAAGATTCACAATAGGAACCTGTAATGCAATAGCTAAACCGGCACTTACTAGTCCTAAAAATGTACCAATTGAATCAATTTTATCAATCCAAATATTCAGTAAAATGATAAGTAATAAAATGTAGTAAATATTTTTTACGCCATTTTTCCACAGATAGCGATGTTTAGGATCTTTAATATTTTTGAAAACTACTTGAAGAGCGGAAAACCGAAGTATGACTAAAATGAGTATACTTAGTAGACTGAAAAATATTTTATATTGCAAATCAGGGCTAAGCTGCCAATATTCTTCAAAATAGGAAATGATTTCTTCGATCATACTGCAATATAGGAAAATGATAGTTTTCTCAAATTGATCAGGATATCAATATTTAGAAATATGAGTAATTTATAAAGTTCAAAATCTCTTCAAAGCCAGATCACTCACATGATCTCCAATCGATAAGGAAGAAGTTGCCGCAGGTGAAGGAGCATTGCAAACATTAATGGCATTACTTTCTTCCAAAATTAGAAAATCATCAATTAAGCCTCCATTTCTATCACATGCTTGGGCTCTTACGCCAGCCCCTCCAGGAGTTAAATCATCTTCGGTAATGTCTGGTAATAATTTCTGAAGTGCTGTTGTGAAGGCTGATTTAGAAAAAGAACGATACATTTCCCCAAAACCAGTTTTCCAATATTTAGCTGCCACTTTTTGAAAACCTGGCCACGCTAAAGATTCTCCCAGTTCTACTAAATTGAATAATGATTTCCGGTAGCCTTCACGCTTAAAGGCCAAGACTGCATTAGGGCCTGCTTCAATACCTCCATTGATCATTCTAGTAAAATGAACACCTAAAAATGGGAAATTAGGATCTGGCACTGGATAAACCAAATTCTTAATTAGGTATTGTTTTTCAGGCTTTATCATAAAATATTCACCACGAAAAGGGATAATTTTTAAATCGAGTTTTTCTGAGGTTAATCTGGCGATTTTATCAGAATATAAACCAGCACAATTCACTACTAATCTGGTGTCAAAACTGCCTTTATTGGTAATTATGGTTGTAATTCCACTTTTTTCTTGAA harbors:
- the ispE gene encoding 4-(cytidine 5'-diphospho)-2-C-methyl-D-erythritol kinase, which encodes MLKFPNAKINLGLNITANRTDGYHDIESCFYPIPLKDVLEIIPSEKLSFETSGLTIPGSSKDNLVLKAYELLKAEFDLPPIQIVLHKNIPMGAGMGGGSADGAFMLTLLNEYFKLEISIEKLEAYALNLGSDCPFFIENKPKLVNGRGELFEKTKLDLSGYFLALVYPNIHISTAEAYSGVNPQKPEITVKEVIENHTVENWKGLLKNDFEDAVFGKYPQLNKIKNKFYDDGAVFASMTGSGSTIFGIFKEFPENRYDTILKL
- a CDS encoding enoyl-ACP reductase FabI, with amino-acid sequence MSNNLLAGKKGIITGALDENSIAWKVALKAKEQGAKFVLTNAPVALRMGGIQELAKECNTEVIPADATSVDDITKLYTESKEILGGNFDFLLHSIGMSPNVRKGKAYNDLNYDWLQKTYDISAVSFHKMMQTADKMDIMNQYGSILGLSYIAAQRTYPFYNDMADAKALLESIARSYGYHFGKRKNVRVNTISQSPTPTTAGSGISGFDSFYNFAEKMSPLGNATAEECADYIIMMFSDFTKKVTMQNLFHDGGYSFTGISEELIEEMK
- a CDS encoding mechanosensitive ion channel family protein, whose translation is MIEEIISYFEEYWQLSPDLQYKIFFSLLSILILVILRFSALQVVFKNIKDPKHRYLWKNGVKNIYYILLLIILLNIWIDKIDSIGTFLGLVSAGLAIALQVPIVNLAAWLFIIIRKPFEVGDRIEIADVAGDVIDIRFFQFTINEIGNWVGADQSTGRIIHIPNGKVFRVSQANYNQGFSHIWIEMPVLVTFESNWRKAKELLDKIINNHAEELSFSAKRKLLQASKQFMIFYSNLTPIVYTSVKDSGVELTIRFLSEPKKRRVIENNVWEEILDEINKHDDIDFAYPTQRIYYNHTEGKEGTRPNKS
- the lhgO gene encoding L-2-hydroxyglutarate oxidase encodes the protein MKDIIIIGGGIVGLATALKIKQKNTKLSVLLLEKEDKLAQHQTGNNSGVIHSGVYYKPGSLKAKNCIDGYNQLLKFCDKEDVPYELCGKVIVATDKSELPTLSMIEERGAQNGLKNLKRLTKEEVKEHEPYINGIAGIHVPQTGIIDYTAVSLKYAEKIQELGGEIALGQKVTDIQEKSGITTIITNKGSFDTRLVVNCAGLYSDKIARLTSEKLDLKIIPFRGEYFMIKPEKQYLIKNLVYPVPDPNFPFLGVHFTRMINGGIEAGPNAVLAFKREGYRKSLFNLVELGESLAWPGFQKVAAKYWKTGFGEMYRSFSKSAFTTALQKLLPDITEDDLTPGGAGVRAQACDRNGGLIDDFLILEESNAINVCNAPSPAATSSLSIGDHVSDLALKRF